In Phyllostomus discolor isolate MPI-MPIP mPhyDis1 chromosome 3, mPhyDis1.pri.v3, whole genome shotgun sequence, a single genomic region encodes these proteins:
- the SPAG8 gene encoding sperm-associated antigen 8, with amino-acid sequence MRLNGVRTEKQPSHTTPGLGLPPRRPPDSTPTPHPTSSQLRFCAVSWNNLPSLWQPGSWCLKMETFDSTEGSSPSRSSHIHPNSQGRGSSSESFPSSDGGPRLAPAAATAAAAAATAATSTARADVLSVKTEAPSSEQSLLMDSASDSLLEKPCTGPNSTDMIGHEKIGFKPVYVSCVPRDPCTINGLSSSPCPDTGSNAGPVLASSSGSGHGSGQGTGPDSGCGPACDSGPSPGCGNGPALSPDMLTSSKNPGSNLVPNYASGNHYQHWEPKKQHWKFLQVSEPAARGPWKPPKDGGKCEVLSKTLPRGQCLLYNWEEERATNHLDQVPSMQDGSESFYFRHGHQGLLTLQLQAPMPHSTTQKDSYQPPEDRFQPMRGKREAMLEMLLHHQIWKEVQAEQEPPREHFEAESVTHHDYQKEPAQAGPPAPTKPHDYRKEQPETFWIQRAPQLPGVSDIRTLDTPFRKNCSFSTPVPLSLGQPLPYELENYSYQLGELSSLGCQGRGQGGRAGRSM; translated from the exons ATGAGACTGAATGGAGTCCGAACGGAAAAGCAGCCTTCCCACACCACACCAGGTTTAGGACTTCCGCCCCGCAGGCCACctgactccacccccaccccccacccaacgTCCTCTCAGCTCAGGTTCTGCGCAGTCTCCTGGAATAATTTGCCGTCTCTATGGCAACCCGGTAGCTGGTGTCTGAAGATGGAGACCTTTGATTCTACCGAGGGATCATCGCCGTCGCG ATCTTCCCACATACATCCCAACTCTCAAGGACGGGGGTCCTCTTCGGAATCGTTTCCTTCTTCGGATGGCGGTCCTAGGTTGGCCCCGGCAGCCGCAAccgcagcagccgcagcagctaCTGCAGCCACCTCCACTGCCAGAGCAGATGTATTATCTGTAAAGACCGAAGCGCCCTCTTCTGAGCAAAGCCTTCTCATGGATTCCGCTTCTGATAGTCTTCTTGAGAAGCCCTGCACCGGGCCCAACTCAACCGACATGATAGGCCATGAGAAAATTGGCTTTAAGCCTGTCTATGTTTCCTGTGTTCCTCGGGATCCCTGTACTATAAATGGCCTTAGCTCTAGCCCTTGCCCTGATACTGGCTCTAACGCTGGCCCTGTTCTTGCCTCCAGTTCTGGTTCTGGCCATGGCTCTGGTCAAGGCACTGGTCCTGATTCTGGCTGTGGTCCTGCCTGTGACTCTGGGCCTAGTCCAGGCTGTGGCAATGGCCCTGCGCTCAGCCCTGACATGCTTACAAGCTCCAAAAATCCAGGGTCAAACCTGGTCCCTAATTATGCCTCTGGAAATCACTACCAACACTGGGAGCCTAAGAAACAACATTGGAAATTTTTGCAAGTTTCAGAACCTGCTGCCAGAGGGCCCTGGAAGCCCCCCAAGGATGGAGGGAAGTGTGAGGTTCTCAGCAAAACATTGCCACGGGGCCAGTGCCTTCTCTACAACTGGGAGGAAGAG AGAGCCACCAACCACCTGGATCAAGTCCCAAGCATGCAGGATGGCTCCGAGAGTTTCTATTTCCGACATGGACATCAGGGACTGCTAACCCTGCAGCTACAGGCACCCATGCCCCACAGCACCACCCAGAAAGACTCCTACCAGCCCCCAGAAGACCGCTTTCAGCCAATGAGAG GGAAGCGCGAAGCCATGCTGGAGATGCTCCTGCACCACCAGATCTG GAAAGAGGTGCAGGCAGAGCAGGAACCCCCAAGGGAGCACTTTGAGGCCGAGTCTGTGACACACCATGACTACCAAAAGGAGCCGGCACAGGCAGGGCCTCCTGCCCCAACAAAG CCTCACGACTACCGTAAGGAGCAGCCTGAAACTTTCTGGATACAGAGGGCACCACAGCTACCG GGTGTCAGTGACATCAGGACACTGGACACACCATTCCGGAAGAACTGCAGCTTCTCCACACCAGTGCCTTTGTCCCTGGGGCAGCCTTTGCCCTATGAACTTGAGAATTATTCCTACCAGTTGGGAGAACTCTCTTCCCTTGGCTGTCAGGGAAGAGGGCAGGGTGGCAGAGCAGGTAGAAGTATGTAA
- the HINT2 gene encoding histidine triad nucleotide-binding protein 2, mitochondrial isoform X2, whose protein sequence is MAAAMALAAGLRVARRVVAVAGPRGAQVRGAADVNGGNEVAKAQQAAPGGTAPTIFSRILDRSLPADILYEDQQCLVFRDVAPQAPVHFLVIPKKPIPRISQAEEEDQQLLGHLLLVAKKTAKAEGLGDGYRLVINDGKLGAQSVYHLHIHVLGGRQLKWPPG, encoded by the exons ATGGCGGCGGCCATGGCGCTGGCCGCCGGGCTGCGCGTGGCGCGCAGGGTTGTGGCGGTCGCGGGGCCGCGGGGGGCGCAG GTCCGTGGAGCTGCAGATGTGAATGGTGGGAATGAAGTGGCCAAGGCCCAGCAGGCAGCTCCTGGGGGGACAGCCCCAACCATCTTCTCCAGGATCCTGGATCGAAGCCTCCCAGCTGATATTCTATACGAGGACCAGCAG TGTCTAGTATTCCGTGATGTGGCCCCTCAGGCACCTGTGCACTTCCTGGTCATTCCCAAGAAGCCCATTCCTCGGATTAGCCAGGCTGAAGAAGAAGACCAGCAG CTTCTAGGACACCTTCTCCTTGTGGCCAAGAAGACAGCAAaggctgaggggctgggagaTGGATACCGACTTG TGATCAATGATGGAAAGCTGGGAGCACAATCTGTGTATCATCTGCACATTCACGTACTTGGGGGCCGACAGCTCAAGTGGCCTCCAGGTTGA
- the HINT2 gene encoding histidine triad nucleotide-binding protein 2, mitochondrial isoform X1 codes for MAAAMALAAGLRVARRVVAVAGPRGAQVCLTHLQVRGAADVNGGNEVAKAQQAAPGGTAPTIFSRILDRSLPADILYEDQQCLVFRDVAPQAPVHFLVIPKKPIPRISQAEEEDQQLLGHLLLVAKKTAKAEGLGDGYRLVINDGKLGAQSVYHLHIHVLGGRQLKWPPG; via the exons ATGGCGGCGGCCATGGCGCTGGCCGCCGGGCTGCGCGTGGCGCGCAGGGTTGTGGCGGTCGCGGGGCCGCGGGGGGCGCAG GTGTGTCTGACCCACCTTCAGGTCCGTGGAGCTGCAGATGTGAATGGTGGGAATGAAGTGGCCAAGGCCCAGCAGGCAGCTCCTGGGGGGACAGCCCCAACCATCTTCTCCAGGATCCTGGATCGAAGCCTCCCAGCTGATATTCTATACGAGGACCAGCAG TGTCTAGTATTCCGTGATGTGGCCCCTCAGGCACCTGTGCACTTCCTGGTCATTCCCAAGAAGCCCATTCCTCGGATTAGCCAGGCTGAAGAAGAAGACCAGCAG CTTCTAGGACACCTTCTCCTTGTGGCCAAGAAGACAGCAAaggctgaggggctgggagaTGGATACCGACTTG TGATCAATGATGGAAAGCTGGGAGCACAATCTGTGTATCATCTGCACATTCACGTACTTGGGGGCCGACAGCTCAAGTGGCCTCCAGGTTGA
- the HINT2 gene encoding histidine triad nucleotide-binding protein 2, mitochondrial isoform X3: protein MAAAMALAAGLRVARRVVAVAGPRGAQVCLTHLQVRGAADVNGGNEVAKAQQAAPGGTAPTIFSRILDRSLPADILYEDQQLLGHLLLVAKKTAKAEGLGDGYRLVINDGKLGAQSVYHLHIHVLGGRQLKWPPG, encoded by the exons ATGGCGGCGGCCATGGCGCTGGCCGCCGGGCTGCGCGTGGCGCGCAGGGTTGTGGCGGTCGCGGGGCCGCGGGGGGCGCAG GTGTGTCTGACCCACCTTCAGGTCCGTGGAGCTGCAGATGTGAATGGTGGGAATGAAGTGGCCAAGGCCCAGCAGGCAGCTCCTGGGGGGACAGCCCCAACCATCTTCTCCAGGATCCTGGATCGAAGCCTCCCAGCTGATATTCTATACGAGGACCAGCAG CTTCTAGGACACCTTCTCCTTGTGGCCAAGAAGACAGCAAaggctgaggggctgggagaTGGATACCGACTTG TGATCAATGATGGAAAGCTGGGAGCACAATCTGTGTATCATCTGCACATTCACGTACTTGGGGGCCGACAGCTCAAGTGGCCTCCAGGTTGA